In Bombus vancouverensis nearcticus chromosome 1, iyBomVanc1_principal, whole genome shotgun sequence, a single genomic region encodes these proteins:
- the lig gene encoding ubiquitin-associated protein-like lingerer isoform X3: protein MSSSNKSVSSGGRGTNKNKSSQQHGKSDHHLTKASDSIKHEKTQMRHAQIIDTRMGSGEDPVLKERIKQVMDMTRRSEDEVVMALHDSDGDLDRAVNDLLEGVKTEWEVKKKKPRQPSGSKQNMDTSGGQDEGGDWDERRNQRGGGPPRMRGRANHDNRGWRGRENKENERNMEDGIRDGSYSGNRRGRGGPGRPGRGGRGGGRGLGPRTFANRNDPSSTSSAHSFNRSIDTWTGNEEQQQAAQEPKMDAWNNLDSAEDWENEEYTGSLADTKVFTPSTSAAEPTPSTEEAKTQDLQPVQPNQTVNLSLLQQEELPKLSEIQPIQQQTLIQQTQQQQPVLSLPTMQLSQQPNAISGGVLTAAQTQYLTQLTQQTSENLKSAGQNTFSSSISSQPQRQTKQRPRVPPPSKIPSSAVEMPGDAVNSGIGFLDVQFGALEFGSDSSSLDGSANEKYNSANNTIAGVEVSSTTNAVNTANTNNSMDIETTQPSSTTPFNTTSQMLSNSDNLPVSSEHSINAQTFTARGSSSGQTLDITKQDFTSQVSPGNAPPYGTTTTYQSQKSSFQAPTATPSTYNAYSTNAQSAQSSFQTASGTSANSYSATATVSQASYNSSSSFPQSNTSTFSQASPSASASATSGYNQPTTTNQVYQSATGYVPTTTSQYQAQSVATNTVSNSSTGYQTSGYQGSSSFQSTPQAYQPSVTTFTSPITQTSGAYQSAAQSVYANAYGTYASQQQTASHNHKLNSNTTKDSQYDSNTTTSNSSLATTTAPTLGLSSASVNSSQTKVTNSNAVPKSTSSGVVTGSSGTGNMTGGGAAGSMTPMLSHQYIMGQGVPYAFQQPMYSYEELQLMQQRIPHMPTTGYYDAALGYQTTGPATSLGGGRGDALSGVQGVQGVQGVQGAYTSISDARFARNDSNASPVPSTMSQQTATQHQQPMMNPTLPPTYAYFAYGGGIMPGGFQYGTPAIYPQIATAGNAGTNSGAYSAKPGSYGSGYGAGASYDALASAGPAAEYKGAGNSYTTTQTGKTGTSTGNTNTGGSSATDISATMYAKSHVALSKVNSYDKQTFHSATPPPFSLTGSQNAGLPGAYGTPHLFIPTMPHQLHQPLHQDGGSSAGQRSNTSSQNKAQAKPGYSPSYWTGSN from the exons ATGAGTTCAAGCAACAAATCGGTGTCCTCCGGTGGGAGAGGcaccaataaaaataaatcatcACAACAACATGGGAAATCAGATCATCATCTAACTAAAGCATCGGATTCGATAAAGCATGAAAAAACGCAG ATGCGGCATGCACAAATCATTGACACTAGAATGGGCAGCGGTGAAGATCCTGTTTTGAAAGAGCGCATAAAGCAAGTCATGGATATGACTAGACGATCAGAAGATGAAGTTGTTATGGCTTTACATGATAGTGATGGTGACTTGGACCGTGCCGTTAATGATCTTTTGGAGGGAGTAAAAACAGAATGGGAAGTGAAAAAAAAGAAGCCTCGTCAACCTAGTGGTTCAAAACAAAATATGGATACCTCTGGTGGTCAAGATGAAGGTGGTGATTGGGATGAGAGGCGTAATCAACGAGGAGGTGGTCCTCCACGTATGCGAGGTCGTGCTAACCATGATAATCGTGGAT GGCGCGGTCGAGAAAATaaagagaacgaaagaaacatggAAGATGGTATTCGTGATGGAAGTTACAGTGGTAACAGAAGAGGAAGAGGTGGTCCAGGAAGACCAGGTCGAGGAGGACGAGGTGGAGGGAGAGGACTTGGTCCACGAACATTTGCTAACCGTAATGACCCATCATCTACTTCATCTGCTCATAGTTTTAATCGATCAATTGATACATGGACAGGTAATGAAGAGCAACAACAAGCTGCTCAGGAGCCAAAGATGG ATGCATGGAATAATTTGGATTCTGCAGAAGACTGGGAGAATGAAGAATATACAGGTTCATTGGCGGATACAAAAGTTTTTACACCGAGCACTTCTGCAGCAGAACCTACACCTTCTACAGAAGAAGCAAAAACTCAAGATCTGCAACCAGTGCAACCTAACCAGACTGTAAATTTATCATTACTACAACAGGAA GAATTACCAAAATTATCAGAAATACAACCAATACAACAACAAACTTTAATTCAACAAACTCAACAACAACAACCTGTATTGAGCTTACCTACAATGCAGCTATCACAGCAACCAAACGCTATAAGTGGTGGGGTATTAACAGCTGCCCAAACACAATATTTAACACAACTTACCCAACAAACAAGTGAAAACTTGAAATCTGCTGGACAAAATACATTCTCCTCGTCGATATCCAGCCAG CCTCAGAGGCAGACAAAACAACGTCCAAGGGTGCCACCACCATCAAAAATACCATCAAGCGCTGTAGAAATGCCTGGAGATGCTGTTAATAGTGGCATTGGATTTCTTGATGTCCAATTTGGTGCACTGGAATTTGGTAGTGATTCAAGCTCTCTTGATGGTTCTgcaaatgaaaaatacaattcaGCTAATAATACAATAGCTGGTGTAGAGGTATCTTCTACTACAAATGCTGTAAACACTGCCAATACAAATAATTCCATGGATATTGAAACAACGCAACCATCATCGACGACACCTTTTAATACTACTTCTCAAATG TTATCAAATAGCGACAATTTACCGGTATCGAGTGAACATTCGATAAACGCTCAAACATTCACTGCTCGTGGTAGCAGTTCTGGACAAACTTTAGATATAACTAAACAAGATTTCACTTCACAAGTCTCACCAGGAAATGCACCTCCGTATGGTACAACAACAACTTATCAATCTCAAAAGTCATCATTTCAAGCACCTACAGCGACTCCCAGCACTTATAACGCATATTCTACAAATGCTCAATCTGCTCAATCATCTTTTCAAACCGCATCCGGCACGAGTGCTAATAGTTATTCTGCAACAGCAACTGTTTCACAAGCAAGTTATAATTCTTCATCATCATTTCCTCAATCTAATACATCAACCTTTAGTCAAGCTTCTCCCTCTGCATCTGCATCTGCAACTTCAGGTTATAACCAACCAACAACTACAAATCAG gtaTATCAGTCTGCGACTGGATATGTACCTACCACAACATCTCAATATCAAGCACAGTCTGTAGCTACAAATACTGTATCAAATAGTAGTACAGGCTATCAAACAAGTGGGTATCAAGGATCGTCTTCGTTTCAGTCGACCCCACAAGCTTATCAACCATCTGTTACTACATTTACTTCACCTATTACCCAAACATCCGGAGCTTACCAAAGCGCAGCACAGTCT GTATATGCAAATGCATATGGCACATACGCCAGTCAACAACAAACAGCGTCTCACAATCATAAATTGAACAGTAATACAACAAAAGATTCTCAATATGATAGTAACACGACAACATCAAATAGTTCTCTTGCGACTACAACGGCACCCACATTAGGTCTTAGTTCTGCCTCCGTAAATAGTTCACAAACTAAAGTAACAAATTCTAATG CGGTACCGAAAAGTACATCGAGTGGTGTAGTAACGGGTAGTAGTGGAACTGGAAATATGACAGGTGGTGGTGCAGCTGGTAGCATGACTCCAATGCTAAGTCACCAATATATTATGGGTCAAGGTGTACCTTATGCGTTCCAACAACCAATGTACAGTTATGAGGAATTACAGCTTATGCAACAAAGAATACCGCATATG CCAACTACTGGTTACTATGACGCGGCCTTGGGCTATCAGACAACCGGCCCTGCTACCAGTCTCGGTGGGGGACGAGGAGATGCACTTTCCGGTGTACAAGGTGTTCAAGGAGTACAAGGCGTACAAGGAGCCTACACCAGTATTAGTGACGCCAGGTTCGCCAGAAACGACAGCAATGCATCTCCAGTTCCATCAACTATGTCACAACAG ACTGCTACACAGCATCAACAACCAATGATGAATCCTACACTACCTCCAACATATGCATACTTTGCATATGGTGGTGGAATAATGCCAGGTGGCTTTCAATATGGAACCCCTGCTATTTATCCT CAGATAGCGACTGCTGGTAACGCGGGTACGAACAGTGGTGCATATAGTGCTAAACCAGGAAGTTATGGATCTGGATATGGAGCTGGAGCAAGTTATGATGCTTTAGCATCTGCTGGTCCTGCGGCCGAATATAAAGGTGCGGGAAACAGCTATACCACCACACAAACTGGTAAAACAGGAACATCTACCGGAAATACGAATACTGGTGGATCATCTGCAACCGATATAAGCGCCACTATGTATGCTAAGAGTCATGTAGCGCTTAGTAAAGTGAAT TCCTACGATAAACAAACTTTTCACTCAGCAACTCCCCCGCCATTTAGTCTGACTGGGAGCCAAAATGCTGGTTTGCCTGGTGCATATGGAACACCACATTTGTTTATCCCAACTATGCCTCATCAACTGCACCAGCCACTTCATCAAGATGGTGGTAGCAGTGCAGGCCAAAGGTCCAATACAAGTTCCCAAAACAAAGCCCAAGCAAAGCCTGGATATAGTCCTAGTTACTGGACTggaagtaattaa
- the lig gene encoding ubiquitin-associated protein-like lingerer isoform X4, translating into MSSSNKSVSSGGRGTNKNKSSQQHGKSDHHLTKASDSIKHEKTQPNTVQMRHAQIIDTRMGSGEDPVLKERIKQVMDMTRRSEDEVVMALHDSDGDLDRAVNDLLEGVKTEWEVKKKKPRQPSGSKQNMDTSGGQDEGGDWDERRNQRGGGPPRMRGRANHDNRGWRGRENKENERNMEDGIRDGSYSGNRRGRGGPGRPGRGGRGGGRGLGPRTFANRNDPSSTSSAHSFNRSIDTWTGNEEQQQAAQEPKMEDWENEEYTGSLADTKVFTPSTSAAEPTPSTEEAKTQDLQPVQPNQTVNLSLLQQEELPKLSEIQPIQQQTLIQQTQQQQPVLSLPTMQLSQQPNAISGGVLTAAQTQYLTQLTQQTSENLKSAGQNTFSSSISSQPQRQTKQRPRVPPPSKIPSSAVEMPGDAVNSGIGFLDVQFGALEFGSDSSSLDGSANEKYNSANNTIAGVEVSSTTNAVNTANTNNSMDIETTQPSSTTPFNTTSQMLSNSDNLPVSSEHSINAQTFTARGSSSGQTLDITKQDFTSQVSPGNAPPYGTTTTYQSQKSSFQAPTATPSTYNAYSTNAQSAQSSFQTASGTSANSYSATATVSQASYNSSSSFPQSNTSTFSQASPSASASATSGYNQPTTTNQVYQSATGYVPTTTSQYQAQSVATNTVSNSSTGYQTSGYQGSSSFQSTPQAYQPSVTTFTSPITQTSGAYQSAAQSVYANAYGTYASQQQTASHNHKLNSNTTKDSQYDSNTTTSNSSLATTTAPTLGLSSASVNSSQTKVTNSNAVPKSTSSGVVTGSSGTGNMTGGGAAGSMTPMLSHQYIMGQGVPYAFQQPMYSYEELQLMQQRIPHMPTTGYYDAALGYQTTGPATSLGGGRGDALSGVQGVQGVQGVQGAYTSISDARFARNDSNASPVPSTMSQQTATQHQQPMMNPTLPPTYAYFAYGGGIMPGGFQYGTPAIYPQIATAGNAGTNSGAYSAKPGSYGSGYGAGASYDALASAGPAAEYKGAGNSYTTTQTGKTGTSTGNTNTGGSSATDISATMYAKSHVALSKVNSYDKQTFHSATPPPFSLTGSQNAGLPGAYGTPHLFIPTMPHQLHQPLHQDGGSSAGQRSNTSSQNKAQAKPGYSPSYWTGSN; encoded by the exons ATGAGTTCAAGCAACAAATCGGTGTCCTCCGGTGGGAGAGGcaccaataaaaataaatcatcACAACAACATGGGAAATCAGATCATCATCTAACTAAAGCATCGGATTCGATAAAGCATGAAAAAACGCAG CCAAACACTGTTCAGATGCGGCATGCACAAATCATTGACACTAGAATGGGCAGCGGTGAAGATCCTGTTTTGAAAGAGCGCATAAAGCAAGTCATGGATATGACTAGACGATCAGAAGATGAAGTTGTTATGGCTTTACATGATAGTGATGGTGACTTGGACCGTGCCGTTAATGATCTTTTGGAGGGAGTAAAAACAGAATGGGAAGTGAAAAAAAAGAAGCCTCGTCAACCTAGTGGTTCAAAACAAAATATGGATACCTCTGGTGGTCAAGATGAAGGTGGTGATTGGGATGAGAGGCGTAATCAACGAGGAGGTGGTCCTCCACGTATGCGAGGTCGTGCTAACCATGATAATCGTGGAT GGCGCGGTCGAGAAAATaaagagaacgaaagaaacatggAAGATGGTATTCGTGATGGAAGTTACAGTGGTAACAGAAGAGGAAGAGGTGGTCCAGGAAGACCAGGTCGAGGAGGACGAGGTGGAGGGAGAGGACTTGGTCCACGAACATTTGCTAACCGTAATGACCCATCATCTACTTCATCTGCTCATAGTTTTAATCGATCAATTGATACATGGACAGGTAATGAAGAGCAACAACAAGCTGCTCAGGAGCCAAAGATGG AAGACTGGGAGAATGAAGAATATACAGGTTCATTGGCGGATACAAAAGTTTTTACACCGAGCACTTCTGCAGCAGAACCTACACCTTCTACAGAAGAAGCAAAAACTCAAGATCTGCAACCAGTGCAACCTAACCAGACTGTAAATTTATCATTACTACAACAGGAA GAATTACCAAAATTATCAGAAATACAACCAATACAACAACAAACTTTAATTCAACAAACTCAACAACAACAACCTGTATTGAGCTTACCTACAATGCAGCTATCACAGCAACCAAACGCTATAAGTGGTGGGGTATTAACAGCTGCCCAAACACAATATTTAACACAACTTACCCAACAAACAAGTGAAAACTTGAAATCTGCTGGACAAAATACATTCTCCTCGTCGATATCCAGCCAG CCTCAGAGGCAGACAAAACAACGTCCAAGGGTGCCACCACCATCAAAAATACCATCAAGCGCTGTAGAAATGCCTGGAGATGCTGTTAATAGTGGCATTGGATTTCTTGATGTCCAATTTGGTGCACTGGAATTTGGTAGTGATTCAAGCTCTCTTGATGGTTCTgcaaatgaaaaatacaattcaGCTAATAATACAATAGCTGGTGTAGAGGTATCTTCTACTACAAATGCTGTAAACACTGCCAATACAAATAATTCCATGGATATTGAAACAACGCAACCATCATCGACGACACCTTTTAATACTACTTCTCAAATG TTATCAAATAGCGACAATTTACCGGTATCGAGTGAACATTCGATAAACGCTCAAACATTCACTGCTCGTGGTAGCAGTTCTGGACAAACTTTAGATATAACTAAACAAGATTTCACTTCACAAGTCTCACCAGGAAATGCACCTCCGTATGGTACAACAACAACTTATCAATCTCAAAAGTCATCATTTCAAGCACCTACAGCGACTCCCAGCACTTATAACGCATATTCTACAAATGCTCAATCTGCTCAATCATCTTTTCAAACCGCATCCGGCACGAGTGCTAATAGTTATTCTGCAACAGCAACTGTTTCACAAGCAAGTTATAATTCTTCATCATCATTTCCTCAATCTAATACATCAACCTTTAGTCAAGCTTCTCCCTCTGCATCTGCATCTGCAACTTCAGGTTATAACCAACCAACAACTACAAATCAG gtaTATCAGTCTGCGACTGGATATGTACCTACCACAACATCTCAATATCAAGCACAGTCTGTAGCTACAAATACTGTATCAAATAGTAGTACAGGCTATCAAACAAGTGGGTATCAAGGATCGTCTTCGTTTCAGTCGACCCCACAAGCTTATCAACCATCTGTTACTACATTTACTTCACCTATTACCCAAACATCCGGAGCTTACCAAAGCGCAGCACAGTCT GTATATGCAAATGCATATGGCACATACGCCAGTCAACAACAAACAGCGTCTCACAATCATAAATTGAACAGTAATACAACAAAAGATTCTCAATATGATAGTAACACGACAACATCAAATAGTTCTCTTGCGACTACAACGGCACCCACATTAGGTCTTAGTTCTGCCTCCGTAAATAGTTCACAAACTAAAGTAACAAATTCTAATG CGGTACCGAAAAGTACATCGAGTGGTGTAGTAACGGGTAGTAGTGGAACTGGAAATATGACAGGTGGTGGTGCAGCTGGTAGCATGACTCCAATGCTAAGTCACCAATATATTATGGGTCAAGGTGTACCTTATGCGTTCCAACAACCAATGTACAGTTATGAGGAATTACAGCTTATGCAACAAAGAATACCGCATATG CCAACTACTGGTTACTATGACGCGGCCTTGGGCTATCAGACAACCGGCCCTGCTACCAGTCTCGGTGGGGGACGAGGAGATGCACTTTCCGGTGTACAAGGTGTTCAAGGAGTACAAGGCGTACAAGGAGCCTACACCAGTATTAGTGACGCCAGGTTCGCCAGAAACGACAGCAATGCATCTCCAGTTCCATCAACTATGTCACAACAG ACTGCTACACAGCATCAACAACCAATGATGAATCCTACACTACCTCCAACATATGCATACTTTGCATATGGTGGTGGAATAATGCCAGGTGGCTTTCAATATGGAACCCCTGCTATTTATCCT CAGATAGCGACTGCTGGTAACGCGGGTACGAACAGTGGTGCATATAGTGCTAAACCAGGAAGTTATGGATCTGGATATGGAGCTGGAGCAAGTTATGATGCTTTAGCATCTGCTGGTCCTGCGGCCGAATATAAAGGTGCGGGAAACAGCTATACCACCACACAAACTGGTAAAACAGGAACATCTACCGGAAATACGAATACTGGTGGATCATCTGCAACCGATATAAGCGCCACTATGTATGCTAAGAGTCATGTAGCGCTTAGTAAAGTGAAT TCCTACGATAAACAAACTTTTCACTCAGCAACTCCCCCGCCATTTAGTCTGACTGGGAGCCAAAATGCTGGTTTGCCTGGTGCATATGGAACACCACATTTGTTTATCCCAACTATGCCTCATCAACTGCACCAGCCACTTCATCAAGATGGTGGTAGCAGTGCAGGCCAAAGGTCCAATACAAGTTCCCAAAACAAAGCCCAAGCAAAGCCTGGATATAGTCCTAGTTACTGGACTggaagtaattaa
- the lig gene encoding ubiquitin-associated protein-like lingerer isoform X1: MSSSNKSVSSGGRGTNKNKSSQQHGKSDHHLTKASDSIKHEKTQPNTVQMRHAQIIDTRMGSGEDPVLKERIKQVMDMTRRSEDEVVMALHDSDGDLDRAVNDLLEGVKTEWEVKKKKPRQPSGSKQNMDTSGGQDEGGDWDERRNQRGGGPPRMRGRANHDNRGWRGRENKENERNMEDGIRDGSYSGNRRGRGGPGRPGRGGRGGGRGLGPRTFANRNDPSSTSSAHSFNRSIDTWTGNEEQQQAAQEPKMDAWNNLDSAEDWENEEYTGSLADTKVFTPSTSAAEPTPSTEEAKTQDLQPVQPNQTVNLSLLQQEELPKLSEIQPIQQQTLIQQTQQQQPVLSLPTMQLSQQPNAISGGVLTAAQTQYLTQLTQQTSENLKSAGQNTFSSSISSQPQRQTKQRPRVPPPSKIPSSAVEMPGDAVNSGIGFLDVQFGALEFGSDSSSLDGSANEKYNSANNTIAGVEVSSTTNAVNTANTNNSMDIETTQPSSTTPFNTTSQMLSNSDNLPVSSEHSINAQTFTARGSSSGQTLDITKQDFTSQVSPGNAPPYGTTTTYQSQKSSFQAPTATPSTYNAYSTNAQSAQSSFQTASGTSANSYSATATVSQASYNSSSSFPQSNTSTFSQASPSASASATSGYNQPTTTNQVYQSATGYVPTTTSQYQAQSVATNTVSNSSTGYQTSGYQGSSSFQSTPQAYQPSVTTFTSPITQTSGAYQSAAQSVYANAYGTYASQQQTASHNHKLNSNTTKDSQYDSNTTTSNSSLATTTAPTLGLSSASVNSSQTKVTNSNAVPKSTSSGVVTGSSGTGNMTGGGAAGSMTPMLSHQYIMGQGVPYAFQQPMYSYEELQLMQQRIPHMPTTGYYDAALGYQTTGPATSLGGGRGDALSGVQGVQGVQGVQGAYTSISDARFARNDSNASPVPSTMSQQTATQHQQPMMNPTLPPTYAYFAYGGGIMPGGFQYGTPAIYPQIATAGNAGTNSGAYSAKPGSYGSGYGAGASYDALASAGPAAEYKGAGNSYTTTQTGKTGTSTGNTNTGGSSATDISATMYAKSHVALSKVNSYDKQTFHSATPPPFSLTGSQNAGLPGAYGTPHLFIPTMPHQLHQPLHQDGGSSAGQRSNTSSQNKAQAKPGYSPSYWTGSN; this comes from the exons ATGAGTTCAAGCAACAAATCGGTGTCCTCCGGTGGGAGAGGcaccaataaaaataaatcatcACAACAACATGGGAAATCAGATCATCATCTAACTAAAGCATCGGATTCGATAAAGCATGAAAAAACGCAG CCAAACACTGTTCAGATGCGGCATGCACAAATCATTGACACTAGAATGGGCAGCGGTGAAGATCCTGTTTTGAAAGAGCGCATAAAGCAAGTCATGGATATGACTAGACGATCAGAAGATGAAGTTGTTATGGCTTTACATGATAGTGATGGTGACTTGGACCGTGCCGTTAATGATCTTTTGGAGGGAGTAAAAACAGAATGGGAAGTGAAAAAAAAGAAGCCTCGTCAACCTAGTGGTTCAAAACAAAATATGGATACCTCTGGTGGTCAAGATGAAGGTGGTGATTGGGATGAGAGGCGTAATCAACGAGGAGGTGGTCCTCCACGTATGCGAGGTCGTGCTAACCATGATAATCGTGGAT GGCGCGGTCGAGAAAATaaagagaacgaaagaaacatggAAGATGGTATTCGTGATGGAAGTTACAGTGGTAACAGAAGAGGAAGAGGTGGTCCAGGAAGACCAGGTCGAGGAGGACGAGGTGGAGGGAGAGGACTTGGTCCACGAACATTTGCTAACCGTAATGACCCATCATCTACTTCATCTGCTCATAGTTTTAATCGATCAATTGATACATGGACAGGTAATGAAGAGCAACAACAAGCTGCTCAGGAGCCAAAGATGG ATGCATGGAATAATTTGGATTCTGCAGAAGACTGGGAGAATGAAGAATATACAGGTTCATTGGCGGATACAAAAGTTTTTACACCGAGCACTTCTGCAGCAGAACCTACACCTTCTACAGAAGAAGCAAAAACTCAAGATCTGCAACCAGTGCAACCTAACCAGACTGTAAATTTATCATTACTACAACAGGAA GAATTACCAAAATTATCAGAAATACAACCAATACAACAACAAACTTTAATTCAACAAACTCAACAACAACAACCTGTATTGAGCTTACCTACAATGCAGCTATCACAGCAACCAAACGCTATAAGTGGTGGGGTATTAACAGCTGCCCAAACACAATATTTAACACAACTTACCCAACAAACAAGTGAAAACTTGAAATCTGCTGGACAAAATACATTCTCCTCGTCGATATCCAGCCAG CCTCAGAGGCAGACAAAACAACGTCCAAGGGTGCCACCACCATCAAAAATACCATCAAGCGCTGTAGAAATGCCTGGAGATGCTGTTAATAGTGGCATTGGATTTCTTGATGTCCAATTTGGTGCACTGGAATTTGGTAGTGATTCAAGCTCTCTTGATGGTTCTgcaaatgaaaaatacaattcaGCTAATAATACAATAGCTGGTGTAGAGGTATCTTCTACTACAAATGCTGTAAACACTGCCAATACAAATAATTCCATGGATATTGAAACAACGCAACCATCATCGACGACACCTTTTAATACTACTTCTCAAATG TTATCAAATAGCGACAATTTACCGGTATCGAGTGAACATTCGATAAACGCTCAAACATTCACTGCTCGTGGTAGCAGTTCTGGACAAACTTTAGATATAACTAAACAAGATTTCACTTCACAAGTCTCACCAGGAAATGCACCTCCGTATGGTACAACAACAACTTATCAATCTCAAAAGTCATCATTTCAAGCACCTACAGCGACTCCCAGCACTTATAACGCATATTCTACAAATGCTCAATCTGCTCAATCATCTTTTCAAACCGCATCCGGCACGAGTGCTAATAGTTATTCTGCAACAGCAACTGTTTCACAAGCAAGTTATAATTCTTCATCATCATTTCCTCAATCTAATACATCAACCTTTAGTCAAGCTTCTCCCTCTGCATCTGCATCTGCAACTTCAGGTTATAACCAACCAACAACTACAAATCAG gtaTATCAGTCTGCGACTGGATATGTACCTACCACAACATCTCAATATCAAGCACAGTCTGTAGCTACAAATACTGTATCAAATAGTAGTACAGGCTATCAAACAAGTGGGTATCAAGGATCGTCTTCGTTTCAGTCGACCCCACAAGCTTATCAACCATCTGTTACTACATTTACTTCACCTATTACCCAAACATCCGGAGCTTACCAAAGCGCAGCACAGTCT GTATATGCAAATGCATATGGCACATACGCCAGTCAACAACAAACAGCGTCTCACAATCATAAATTGAACAGTAATACAACAAAAGATTCTCAATATGATAGTAACACGACAACATCAAATAGTTCTCTTGCGACTACAACGGCACCCACATTAGGTCTTAGTTCTGCCTCCGTAAATAGTTCACAAACTAAAGTAACAAATTCTAATG CGGTACCGAAAAGTACATCGAGTGGTGTAGTAACGGGTAGTAGTGGAACTGGAAATATGACAGGTGGTGGTGCAGCTGGTAGCATGACTCCAATGCTAAGTCACCAATATATTATGGGTCAAGGTGTACCTTATGCGTTCCAACAACCAATGTACAGTTATGAGGAATTACAGCTTATGCAACAAAGAATACCGCATATG CCAACTACTGGTTACTATGACGCGGCCTTGGGCTATCAGACAACCGGCCCTGCTACCAGTCTCGGTGGGGGACGAGGAGATGCACTTTCCGGTGTACAAGGTGTTCAAGGAGTACAAGGCGTACAAGGAGCCTACACCAGTATTAGTGACGCCAGGTTCGCCAGAAACGACAGCAATGCATCTCCAGTTCCATCAACTATGTCACAACAG ACTGCTACACAGCATCAACAACCAATGATGAATCCTACACTACCTCCAACATATGCATACTTTGCATATGGTGGTGGAATAATGCCAGGTGGCTTTCAATATGGAACCCCTGCTATTTATCCT CAGATAGCGACTGCTGGTAACGCGGGTACGAACAGTGGTGCATATAGTGCTAAACCAGGAAGTTATGGATCTGGATATGGAGCTGGAGCAAGTTATGATGCTTTAGCATCTGCTGGTCCTGCGGCCGAATATAAAGGTGCGGGAAACAGCTATACCACCACACAAACTGGTAAAACAGGAACATCTACCGGAAATACGAATACTGGTGGATCATCTGCAACCGATATAAGCGCCACTATGTATGCTAAGAGTCATGTAGCGCTTAGTAAAGTGAAT TCCTACGATAAACAAACTTTTCACTCAGCAACTCCCCCGCCATTTAGTCTGACTGGGAGCCAAAATGCTGGTTTGCCTGGTGCATATGGAACACCACATTTGTTTATCCCAACTATGCCTCATCAACTGCACCAGCCACTTCATCAAGATGGTGGTAGCAGTGCAGGCCAAAGGTCCAATACAAGTTCCCAAAACAAAGCCCAAGCAAAGCCTGGATATAGTCCTAGTTACTGGACTggaagtaattaa